One genomic region from Streptomyces sp. NBC_00457 encodes:
- a CDS encoding ABC transporter ATP-binding protein, with protein MRLRSGKRQKTDDRPEAQGAPGLAVELRGVRRQYGRGAGAVHALAGIDLALPRGTFTAVMGPSGSGKSTFLQCAAGLDRPSAGSVRLGGTEITGMRENQLTELRRSRLGFVFQAFNLLPSLTVEQNVLLPIRLAGQRQDRRRAQAVLAQVGLTDKAKRRPGELSGGQQQRVAIARALITSPDVVFADEPTGALDTGTAAEVLGLLRHAVDTLGATVVMVTHDPAAAVWADRVLFLADGVFAGGLDRGSAEQIAAHMAALTSRSGAMVGAAA; from the coding sequence ATGAGGCTGCGCAGCGGCAAGCGGCAGAAGACGGACGACCGGCCGGAGGCCCAGGGCGCGCCCGGTCTCGCCGTCGAACTGCGCGGCGTCCGGCGGCAGTACGGCCGCGGCGCCGGTGCCGTGCACGCGCTCGCGGGCATCGACCTCGCCCTGCCACGCGGCACGTTCACCGCCGTCATGGGCCCTTCCGGCTCCGGCAAGTCCACCTTCCTGCAGTGCGCCGCCGGCCTCGACCGGCCGTCGGCCGGCTCGGTGCGCCTCGGCGGTACGGAGATCACGGGCATGCGGGAGAACCAGCTCACCGAGTTGCGCCGCAGCCGCCTCGGCTTCGTCTTCCAGGCCTTCAACCTCCTGCCTTCCCTCACCGTCGAGCAGAACGTGCTGCTCCCGATACGCCTCGCCGGGCAGCGCCAGGACCGCCGACGGGCACAGGCGGTGCTCGCGCAGGTCGGCCTCACCGACAAGGCGAAGCGGCGGCCCGGCGAGCTCTCCGGCGGCCAGCAGCAGCGCGTGGCCATCGCCCGCGCCCTGATCACCAGCCCGGACGTGGTGTTCGCCGACGAGCCCACCGGCGCCCTCGACACCGGCACCGCCGCCGAGGTCCTCGGCCTGCTCCGGCACGCGGTGGACACCCTCGGGGCCACGGTCGTCATGGTCACCCACGACCCGGCCGCGGCCGTCTGGGCCGACCGCGTGCTGTTCCTCGCGGACGGCGTCTTCGCCGGTGGCCTCGACCGCGGCTCGGCGGAGCAGATCGCGGCGCACATGGCCGCCCTGACCTCCCGTTCGGGCGCGATGGTGGGGGCGGCGGCGTGA
- a CDS encoding dihydrofolate reductase family protein: MRSVTYSMGASFDGYIVGPDGNFDWTVPDEDVFRFWIDEIRQVGVHLLGRRLYETMLYWETADQDRSLDEAELEWVALWNPLPKVVFSTTLSAVQGNARLASGGLAEEIERLRAEPGEGEIAIGGATLAAEAAALGLIDEYRVMVHPVLVGGGIPFFPRHERRVDLELVETRTFSSKFVYLRYRVASAK, from the coding sequence ATGCGCAGCGTGACCTATTCGATGGGTGCCTCATTCGACGGCTACATCGTCGGGCCGGACGGCAACTTCGACTGGACGGTGCCCGACGAGGACGTCTTCCGCTTCTGGATCGACGAGATCCGACAGGTCGGCGTCCACCTGCTGGGACGACGGCTGTACGAGACGATGCTGTACTGGGAGACCGCCGACCAGGATCGATCGCTCGACGAGGCCGAACTCGAGTGGGTCGCGCTCTGGAACCCGCTCCCGAAGGTGGTGTTCTCCACCACGCTGTCGGCGGTGCAGGGCAATGCGCGCCTGGCCTCCGGCGGCCTGGCGGAGGAGATCGAGCGGTTGCGAGCCGAGCCGGGGGAGGGCGAGATCGCGATCGGCGGCGCGACGCTCGCCGCCGAGGCCGCGGCGCTGGGTCTGATCGACGAGTACCGGGTCATGGTCCACCCGGTGCTGGTGGGCGGTGGCATTCCGTTCTTTCCCCGGCACGAGCGCCGGGTGGATCTCGAACTCGTCGAGACACGCACCTTCAGTTCGAAATTCGTCTACCTCCGCTACCGCGTGGCATCAGCGAAATGA
- a CDS encoding FtsX-like permease family protein, whose amino-acid sequence MRRFAPNGLARAAVRFKPASFAGTFVALMMAALIVSACGILLETGARASVPAERYATAPVVVAADQYARFVTGSGDSRSESADLLPDTARVDAALAGKAARVPGAEGAVPDFTFPVRQGDGTLTGHGWGAHTFTGAALTSGAAPRTGEVVLDAAAARAAKAGVGDTVVLETATGRADFRVSGLAKTGPGDMAEGATGWFADAQASALAGHPGKADAIAVLAKDGADADALAAGVEKALAGSGARVHTGDDRGAVEDRGLGYAREMLTALGGSFGGIAAMVAVFTASGTVALSVAQRAREFALLRAVGATPRQIRRAVAAEALLVAPAAGLVGCLPGIGLAHWWFGQLQARGAVPEAVDLHISWIPLVVAVGAGLLTALTAGWAAGRRPAKIRPGQALTEASVEPLRPGVIRTLLGLGALVGGGFLTVVAARSAGEDAANAALGVVMLFMLAVALLGPLVARLCAELFGLPLSGGGASASLAAANSRTNARRLASAITPIVLAMAFASTLVFMHTSESHVAAKQLRAGVTADHVVTDPAGLPADAVDRATRAPGVDAAVGLLDTQVLVPVGSGGDRWLQSSATQGISGSGAQLAKVQDLDVRSGSLDRVGQGRIAIDKTLATSAKVEVGDTLPLYLPDGTRTSPEVVAVYGRGLGLAAVTMDRASLAAHVTSGFDSTLLVRGGDAQALAPLGKVTDASGYVVEQSTDRELNAWANYTMAGVLGGFAAVAAVNTLVMTVLDRRRELGMLRLVGSTRRQVMRMLRWEGLLVAVTGIVLGTAITAATLIPMMRGLTGEAPYVPPLVYAAFAGGAVGLGLLAVTLPARAALRR is encoded by the coding sequence GTGAGGAGGTTCGCCCCCAACGGCCTCGCCCGCGCGGCCGTGCGCTTCAAACCCGCGTCGTTCGCGGGCACGTTCGTCGCGCTGATGATGGCGGCGCTGATCGTCTCCGCCTGCGGCATCCTCCTGGAGACGGGCGCCCGCGCCTCGGTTCCGGCCGAGCGGTACGCCACGGCGCCGGTGGTGGTGGCCGCGGACCAGTACGCCCGCTTCGTCACGGGCAGCGGGGACAGCCGGTCCGAGTCGGCGGACCTGCTGCCGGACACGGCACGTGTGGACGCCGCACTGGCCGGCAAGGCGGCCCGCGTGCCCGGCGCGGAAGGGGCGGTGCCGGACTTCACGTTCCCGGTGCGCCAGGGCGACGGCACGCTGACGGGCCACGGCTGGGGAGCGCACACCTTCACCGGTGCCGCGCTCACCTCCGGTGCCGCACCCCGTACCGGCGAGGTCGTACTCGACGCAGCCGCCGCGAGGGCCGCGAAGGCCGGCGTCGGCGACACGGTCGTGCTCGAAACCGCCACCGGACGCGCCGATTTCCGCGTCTCCGGGCTGGCGAAGACCGGACCCGGCGACATGGCCGAGGGAGCCACGGGCTGGTTCGCCGACGCCCAGGCCTCCGCGCTGGCCGGGCATCCCGGCAAGGCCGACGCCATCGCCGTACTGGCGAAGGACGGGGCGGACGCCGACGCGCTCGCCGCCGGTGTGGAGAAGGCGCTCGCCGGCTCCGGCGCCAGGGTGCACACCGGGGACGATCGCGGCGCCGTGGAGGACCGTGGACTCGGGTACGCCAGGGAGATGCTCACCGCGCTCGGCGGCTCCTTCGGCGGGATCGCCGCCATGGTCGCCGTCTTCACGGCGTCCGGCACGGTCGCGCTGTCCGTCGCCCAGCGGGCCCGGGAGTTCGCGCTGCTGCGCGCCGTCGGGGCCACTCCGCGGCAGATCCGCCGCGCGGTCGCCGCGGAGGCGCTGCTCGTCGCGCCCGCCGCCGGTCTGGTCGGCTGCCTGCCGGGGATCGGGCTCGCCCACTGGTGGTTCGGGCAGTTGCAGGCCCGCGGGGCCGTTCCGGAGGCCGTGGACCTGCACATCTCCTGGATCCCTCTGGTCGTCGCCGTCGGCGCGGGACTGCTGACCGCGCTCACCGCCGGCTGGGCCGCCGGGCGCCGACCCGCGAAGATCAGGCCGGGGCAGGCGCTCACCGAGGCGTCGGTGGAGCCACTGCGGCCGGGTGTGATCCGTACGCTGCTGGGCCTGGGCGCCCTCGTCGGCGGCGGGTTCCTCACCGTCGTCGCCGCCCGTTCGGCGGGGGAGGACGCGGCCAACGCCGCCCTCGGAGTCGTCATGCTCTTCATGCTCGCCGTCGCGCTGCTCGGCCCGCTGGTGGCGCGGCTGTGCGCGGAGCTGTTCGGGCTCCCGCTGAGCGGCGGCGGTGCCTCGGCCTCGCTCGCGGCCGCCAACTCCCGTACGAACGCCCGTCGACTGGCCTCCGCGATCACCCCGATCGTGCTGGCCATGGCCTTCGCCTCGACGCTCGTCTTCATGCACACGAGCGAGAGCCATGTCGCCGCGAAGCAGCTGCGTGCCGGCGTCACCGCGGACCACGTGGTCACGGACCCGGCCGGGCTGCCCGCCGACGCCGTCGACCGGGCCACCCGCGCGCCCGGCGTCGACGCGGCCGTCGGCCTGCTCGACACGCAGGTGCTCGTGCCCGTCGGGTCGGGCGGCGACCGGTGGCTCCAGAGCTCGGCGACCCAGGGCATCTCCGGTTCCGGCGCGCAGCTCGCGAAGGTGCAGGACCTCGACGTGCGCAGCGGCAGCCTGGACCGGGTCGGCCAGGGCCGGATCGCCATCGACAAGACGCTCGCCACGTCGGCGAAGGTCGAGGTCGGCGACACACTGCCCCTCTACCTCCCCGACGGCACCAGGACCAGCCCCGAGGTCGTCGCCGTGTACGGCCGCGGGCTCGGCCTCGCCGCGGTGACCATGGACCGCGCGTCGCTGGCCGCCCACGTCACCTCGGGCTTCGACAGCACGCTCCTGGTACGGGGCGGCGACGCACAGGCCCTCGCCCCGCTCGGCAAGGTCACCGACGCCTCCGGCTACGTGGTCGAGCAGAGCACCGACCGCGAGCTCAACGCCTGGGCCAATTACACGATGGCGGGCGTCCTCGGTGGCTTCGCCGCCGTCGCCGCCGTCAACACGCTCGTGATGACCGTCCTCGACCGCCGCCGCGAACTCGGCATGCTCCGTCTCGTCGGCTCCACCCGGCGCCAGGTGATGCGGATGCTGCGCTGGGAAGGCCTCCTGGTGGCGGTGACCGGCATCGTCCTCGGCACGGCCATCACCGCCGCGACACTGATCCCGATGATGCGCGGCCTCACCGGCGAGGCCCCGTACGTACCTCCCCTGGTGTACGCGGCCTTCGCCGGCGGCGCGGTGGGCCTGGGCCTGCTGGCAGTGACCCTGCCGGCGAGGGCGGCGCTGCGGCGCTGA
- a CDS encoding MmcQ/YjbR family DNA-binding protein — MPTCAHDVSCPAPQAALSFPETVEQATRTATAAFMVGDKPFASLGKDKYVRLHLPAKDADEMLAAHPATKPYTRGAVRIGVRVPLGEIDGQHLNHWVRRAWLARAPKRLAAQVRQPAPRLPAR, encoded by the coding sequence GTGCCAACGTGTGCCCATGACGTCTCTTGCCCAGCTCCGCAAGCGGCGCTCTCCTTCCCCGAGACCGTCGAGCAGGCCACCCGCACCGCGACGGCCGCCTTCATGGTCGGCGACAAGCCGTTCGCCTCGCTGGGCAAGGACAAGTACGTCCGCCTTCACCTTCCGGCCAAGGACGCGGACGAGATGCTCGCCGCGCACCCGGCCACGAAGCCGTACACCCGCGGCGCGGTGCGGATCGGCGTACGCGTCCCGTTGGGGGAGATCGACGGGCAACACCTCAACCACTGGGTACGACGTGCCTGGTTGGCGCGTGCCCCCAAGCGTCTCGCCGCGCAGGTGCGGCAGCCGGCACCGCGGCTTCCGGCGCGGTAG
- a CDS encoding SDR family NAD(P)-dependent oxidoreductase — MTITFITGANKGLGRETARRLIEYGHAVLVGARDRERGEEAAAALGARYVPIDVTDDASVAAAAADVAEHEGRIDVLINNAGVHGPVGDPGDLTAADARAVLDINVIGVVRTTTAFLPLLRRSDDPVIVNVSSGMGSLALTHDPDRPESRVVAPLYTSSKAALTMLTTQYAKGLKDIRVNAADPGYTATDLNGHSGPQTVTEGTDAIVALATEGPGAGTGRFVSRHGEIAWS, encoded by the coding sequence ATGACGATCACCTTCATCACCGGAGCCAACAAGGGTCTCGGCCGCGAGACCGCCCGCCGCCTGATCGAGTACGGCCATGCCGTGCTCGTGGGAGCCCGTGACCGCGAGAGGGGCGAGGAGGCCGCTGCCGCGCTCGGCGCCCGCTACGTCCCCATCGACGTGACCGACGACGCCTCCGTGGCCGCCGCGGCCGCGGACGTCGCCGAACACGAGGGCAGGATCGACGTCCTGATCAACAACGCCGGTGTGCACGGCCCCGTAGGCGATCCCGGCGACCTCACCGCCGCCGACGCCCGCGCCGTCCTGGACATCAACGTCATCGGCGTGGTCCGCACCACCACCGCGTTCCTGCCGCTGCTGCGCCGCTCGGACGACCCTGTGATCGTCAACGTCAGCAGCGGCATGGGCTCCCTCGCCCTCACCCACGATCCCGACCGGCCCGAGTCGCGTGTCGTCGCGCCGCTGTACACCTCGTCGAAGGCGGCCCTGACGATGCTGACCACGCAGTACGCGAAGGGGCTCAAGGACATCCGCGTCAACGCCGCCGACCCCGGCTACACCGCGACCGACCTCAACGGTCACAGCGGCCCCCAAACCGTCACCGAGGGCACGGACGCGATCGTCGCCCTGGCCACCGAGGGGCCCGGCGCCGGTACCGGACGCTTCGTCTCCCGGCATGGCGAGATCGCCTGGTCCTGA
- a CDS encoding helix-turn-helix transcriptional regulator: MSMSPGTGLGAVLRTWRDRLPPSAAGLPVARGRRAVGLRREELAELAGVSVDYIVRLEQGRATTPSASVVASLARALQLSIAERDHLYRLAQLVPPVDGTISDHLPPGMQRVLARLGDVAVAVFAADWQLVWWNRGWAALLGDPSPTPPRLRNFARDRFPVDGASPRLALWPVTEADRDATDAAVVSDLRRATGRFPEDSRLAALIRELNAGNRKFAALWATGEVAAHREDHKTIDHPSVGPITVDCDVLTDGDSELKIVIMTAAPASEDETKLHLTAVAGPPATTHN; this comes from the coding sequence ATGTCGATGTCACCCGGAACCGGACTGGGCGCGGTGCTCCGCACATGGCGGGACCGGCTGCCCCCGTCGGCCGCCGGGCTGCCGGTGGCCCGCGGGCGCCGGGCGGTGGGGCTGCGGCGGGAAGAACTGGCCGAACTGGCCGGGGTGTCGGTCGACTACATCGTGCGCCTGGAACAAGGACGGGCCACGACACCCTCGGCATCGGTGGTGGCGTCCCTGGCGCGCGCCCTGCAACTGTCCATCGCCGAGCGGGACCACCTGTACCGGCTGGCCCAGCTCGTACCGCCGGTGGACGGCACGATCTCCGACCATCTGCCGCCCGGCATGCAGCGGGTCCTCGCCCGCCTCGGGGACGTGGCGGTCGCCGTGTTCGCGGCGGACTGGCAACTGGTGTGGTGGAACCGTGGGTGGGCCGCCCTGCTGGGCGACCCCTCCCCCACCCCGCCCCGGCTGCGCAACTTCGCCCGCGACAGATTCCCGGTCGACGGCGCCTCCCCCCGCCTCGCGCTGTGGCCGGTGACCGAGGCGGACCGCGACGCCACCGACGCCGCCGTCGTCTCCGACCTGCGCCGCGCCACCGGCCGCTTCCCCGAGGACAGCCGCCTGGCCGCGCTGATCCGCGAACTGAACGCGGGCAACAGGAAGTTCGCCGCGCTGTGGGCGACGGGAGAGGTGGCCGCGCACCGCGAGGACCACAAGACGATCGACCACCCGTCGGTGGGCCCCATCACGGTGGACTGCGACGTCCTGACCGACGGCGACTCCGAGCTCAAGATCGTCATCATGACCGCGGCGCCCGCCAGCGAGGACGAGACCAAACTCCACCTCACCGCCGTCGCCGGCCCACCGGCCACCACGCACAACTGA
- a CDS encoding NAD(P)/FAD-dependent oxidoreductase, translating to MKHRIVVLGAGYAGAYAAGTLARRLSSEDTEITVVNAEPDFVQRMRLHQLAAGREIEAPKLVDVFAGTGIRLRLARVTAVDPERQVVAVADADGGGEVGYDTLLYALGSRGDVHGVPGVAEHAFDVAARPSARRLRERLDYLGGRGEGRNVVVVGDGLTGIETATEIAESRPGLSVALVARGELGARLSAGARGHLRQACDRLGITVLEHSEVEAVEAARVLCADGTALAADVTVWTAGFAVSPLAAAGGLEVAENGRIVVDRTMRSVSHADVYAIGDSAYAIGDNGRPLPMSCASAGYTGRQAVEAIVGRLTGRKIANTKLVYEGNHISLGRRDGILQTVDDEGQAKPKYMGGRNPARIKAGILKMSLWATSHPTFGLPKRKHRMDAALPAAAEKRVAA from the coding sequence ATGAAGCACCGCATCGTCGTTCTCGGCGCCGGCTACGCCGGGGCTTACGCCGCCGGGACCCTGGCCCGTCGGCTGTCCTCGGAGGACACCGAGATCACCGTGGTCAACGCCGAGCCGGACTTCGTCCAGCGCATGCGGCTGCACCAGTTGGCGGCCGGCCGGGAGATCGAGGCTCCGAAGCTCGTCGACGTTTTCGCGGGCACGGGGATACGGCTGCGTCTGGCCCGTGTCACCGCCGTCGACCCCGAGCGCCAGGTCGTCGCCGTGGCCGACGCCGACGGCGGCGGCGAGGTCGGCTACGACACGCTTCTCTACGCGCTCGGCAGCCGCGGTGACGTTCATGGCGTCCCCGGCGTGGCCGAGCACGCGTTCGACGTCGCCGCCCGGCCCTCGGCGCGGCGTCTGCGCGAGCGACTGGACTATCTGGGCGGGCGGGGCGAAGGCCGGAATGTCGTGGTCGTCGGCGACGGGCTGACCGGCATCGAGACCGCCACGGAGATCGCCGAATCCCGGCCCGGCCTGTCGGTGGCCCTGGTCGCCCGCGGCGAGCTCGGCGCCCGGCTCTCCGCCGGTGCCCGCGGCCACCTGCGTCAGGCCTGCGACCGGCTGGGCATCACCGTCCTGGAGCACAGCGAGGTCGAAGCCGTCGAAGCGGCGCGGGTGCTCTGCGCCGACGGCACCGCCCTGGCGGCCGACGTGACCGTGTGGACGGCCGGGTTCGCGGTCAGCCCTCTCGCCGCCGCCGGCGGTCTTGAGGTCGCCGAGAACGGTCGGATCGTCGTCGATCGCACCATGCGGTCGGTCTCGCACGCGGACGTCTACGCCATCGGTGACAGCGCCTACGCCATCGGCGACAACGGCCGGCCGCTGCCGATGTCCTGCGCTTCGGCCGGCTACACCGGCCGGCAGGCCGTCGAGGCGATCGTGGGCCGCCTGACCGGCCGCAAGATCGCGAACACCAAGCTGGTCTACGAGGGCAACCACATCAGCCTCGGACGGCGGGACGGGATCCTGCAGACGGTCGACGACGAAGGGCAGGCGAAGCCGAAGTACATGGGTGGCCGGAATCCCGCGCGGATCAAGGCGGGCATCCTCAAGATGTCGCTGTGGGCCACCTCGCACCCCACCTTCGGCCTGCCCAAGCGCAAGCACCGTATGGACGCCGCGCTACCTGCCGCTGCCGAGAAGCGGGTTGCCGCCTAA
- a CDS encoding sigma-70 family RNA polymerase sigma factor, translated as MDGTAPDRFDTSQFEASRNRLASLAYRLLGSATDAEDAVQDGFLHWQAADRERIKVPEAWLTKVVTNLCLDRLRSAQARRERTAGAWLPEPLLDGDPMLGPAETFEQRESVSLAVLTLMERLSPVERAVYVLREAFSYSHAEIAEILDITESASQQHLHRSRRRVTAERRRDGSEVDPASARRIVEEFLAAATSGRTERLVALLTDDAIAISDGVGGTAAKLLRFDTPQRVAAVVRAGLKPTAAKRRLAGGTPAIHYAHVNGAPAILFVIGDQVRGIATFDLASGRIATVRGIAAPTRLARLTEAWRQHEPDTPLITQW; from the coding sequence ATGGACGGCACCGCCCCTGATCGCTTCGACACCAGTCAGTTCGAGGCCAGCCGGAACCGGCTGGCCTCGCTGGCCTACCGGCTCCTGGGCTCCGCCACCGACGCCGAAGACGCCGTGCAGGACGGGTTCCTGCACTGGCAGGCCGCCGACCGGGAGCGCATCAAGGTGCCGGAAGCATGGCTGACCAAGGTCGTCACCAACCTGTGCCTCGACCGGCTCCGCTCGGCACAGGCCCGCCGCGAACGCACCGCCGGTGCCTGGCTCCCCGAACCGCTCCTCGACGGCGATCCGATGCTCGGCCCGGCCGAGACGTTCGAGCAGCGGGAATCGGTCTCCCTGGCCGTGCTGACGCTCATGGAGCGCCTGTCACCCGTCGAGCGGGCCGTCTACGTCCTGCGCGAAGCGTTCTCCTACAGCCACGCCGAGATCGCCGAGATCCTCGACATCACCGAGTCAGCAAGCCAGCAGCACCTCCACCGGTCCCGGCGCCGCGTCACCGCCGAGCGCCGCCGCGACGGCAGCGAGGTCGACCCGGCATCCGCCCGCAGGATCGTCGAGGAATTCCTTGCCGCCGCCACCTCTGGGCGCACCGAACGGCTGGTGGCGCTGCTCACCGACGACGCGATCGCGATCTCCGACGGCGTCGGCGGCACGGCAGCGAAGCTGCTGCGGTTCGACACTCCGCAGCGTGTCGCCGCCGTCGTACGGGCCGGCCTCAAACCCACAGCCGCGAAACGGCGCCTTGCGGGCGGCACGCCCGCCATCCACTACGCGCACGTCAACGGCGCCCCTGCCATTCTCTTCGTGATCGGCGACCAGGTCAGGGGCATCGCGACGTTCGACCTCGCGAGCGGCCGGATCGCAACGGTGCGCGGCATCGCCGCCCCCACCCGCCTCGCCCGCCTCACCGAAGCCTGGCGCCAACATGAACCCGACACACCGCTCATCACCCAGTGGTGA
- a CDS encoding LuxR C-terminal-related transcriptional regulator, with amino-acid sequence MPGTGGDHPIETPVRRKPLKIGKAQLHLPQERWIARFTGKGLTSPEIGTQVFLRPDAVEWHLRKVLSQLGISSRKEIRSVQLEGAAMSAQS; translated from the coding sequence ATGCCCGGCACCGGCGGCGATCATCCGATCGAGACTCCCGTTCGACGGAAACCTCTCAAGATCGGAAAGGCACAGCTTCACCTCCCTCAGGAAAGGTGGATCGCTCGTTTCACCGGCAAAGGGCTCACGAGCCCCGAGATCGGCACCCAGGTGTTCCTCCGCCCCGACGCGGTCGAATGGCACCTCCGCAAGGTGCTCTCGCAGCTCGGCATCTCCTCTCGCAAGGAGATCCGCAGCGTGCAGCTCGAAGGCGCGGCGATGTCGGCCCAGTCTTGA